The following proteins are co-located in the Candidatus Competibacteraceae bacterium genome:
- a CDS encoding NADP oxidoreductase: MEPRLKVATCSLAGCFGCHMSLLDLDERLFDLAERVELDRSPLTDIKELGECDIGLIEGGVCNAENVHVLMEFRARCKMLIAIGACALNGGIPAMRNQFALKDCLEESYLRGVGLVNPQIPNDPEIPLLLDQVHPVHEVVKIDYFLPGCPPSADTIWTFVSQLLSGQPVALSYTQIHYD, translated from the coding sequence ATTGAGCCGCGCCTGAAAGTCGCTACCTGTTCGCTGGCCGGCTGTTTCGGTTGCCACATGTCGCTGCTGGATCTGGACGAGCGATTATTCGATCTGGCCGAGCGGGTGGAACTGGACCGCAGCCCGTTGACCGATATCAAGGAGTTGGGCGAGTGCGATATCGGTCTGATCGAGGGCGGGGTCTGCAACGCCGAGAACGTCCATGTGCTGATGGAGTTCCGGGCACGCTGCAAGATGTTGATCGCGATCGGGGCCTGCGCGCTGAACGGCGGCATTCCAGCGATGCGCAATCAGTTCGCGCTCAAGGATTGCCTGGAGGAGTCCTACCTGCGTGGGGTCGGCCTGGTCAACCCGCAAATTCCCAACGATCCGGAAATTCCGCTGCTGCTCGACCAGGTGCATCCGGTGCATGAGGTGGTCAAAATCGACTATTTTCTGCCCGGCTGCCCGCCCTCGGCGGACACTATTTGGACTTTCGTCAGCCAGTTGCTGTCCGGCCAGCCGGTCGCGCTGTCCTATACCCAAATCCATTACGATTGA
- a CDS encoding (2Fe-2S)-binding protein, with translation MSEQVHFTLDGRPVPFQDGQTLMAAALDAGVYIPHLCFNPEFTPHGSCRVCLVKVNGRVQAACTTPAAAGLTVQSETEELREIRRGILQMLFVEGNHVCPACEKSGACQLQAVAYYVGMLAPHYTHFYPRRPVDASHPEAVIDFNRCILCELCVRASRDVDGKNVFAVQGRGIQARLVVNTPSGQLGATQFSIHDKAAQVCPTGTILIKHRGYETPIGQRLYDRKPISVVGDVAQLPESRGGRRHD, from the coding sequence ATGAGCGAGCAAGTGCATTTCACCCTGGACGGGCGGCCGGTGCCATTTCAGGACGGTCAGACGCTCATGGCGGCGGCGCTGGACGCCGGCGTCTACATCCCGCATCTGTGTTTCAATCCGGAGTTCACCCCGCACGGCAGTTGCCGGGTCTGTCTGGTCAAGGTCAACGGCCGGGTGCAGGCAGCATGCACCACGCCGGCGGCGGCCGGCCTGACCGTGCAGAGCGAGACCGAGGAGTTGCGCGAAATTCGTCGTGGCATTCTGCAAATGTTGTTTGTCGAGGGCAACCACGTCTGCCCGGCCTGCGAGAAGAGCGGAGCCTGCCAGTTGCAGGCGGTGGCCTATTACGTCGGGATGCTGGCGCCGCACTACACGCACTTTTACCCGCGCCGGCCGGTGGACGCCTCCCATCCCGAGGCGGTGATCGACTTCAATCGCTGTATCCTGTGCGAGCTGTGCGTGCGAGCCAGCCGCGATGTGGACGGTAAAAATGTCTTCGCGGTGCAGGGGCGCGGCATCCAGGCACGGTTGGTGGTCAACACGCCCTCGGGCCAGTTGGGCGCCACCCAGTTCAGCATCCACGACAAGGCCGCCCAGGTCTGTCCGACCGGAACGATCCTGATCAAGCACCGAGGCTACGAGACGCCCATCGGCCAGCGGCTGTACGACCGCAAACCGATCAGCGTGGTCGGCGATGTGGCGCAATTGCCGGAAAGCCGGGGAGGGCGCCGCCATGATTGA